The sequence CCCCTGGTTGAACCGGTAATGATAGCAACCTTATCGAAGAGTTTAGCCACAGCTATTACGTCAAAAATGAAAAGGCAACGGTCAAAAGTCTGAACTCAAAAGCCAAAACATCACATCATCCGGAATGAACATGTTGGTTTTTTGACTTATTATTTCCCCAGCATTGCCATGAGCTCCGGATGATTATCTGCATAGCAATCAAGGGACTGACCATTCTCGATGGCATCCCACGCTTGGCGAATACTTGAAGCCCCTGCTTTTGGCCCCATAGGATGCCCGAAAATCCCTCTTCCTGGAACAAACCCGAAATCAACACTACCGACTTTTCGATAGACACTCTCGAGAGTCAGCGCGGAATCACTTCCACCCGGAACAGGTAGTGAACGTTTTACTGTTCCCATTTCATTGAGACATTCTTCGATATTTTCACGAACTTCCTCTTCAGGGGTCATCATGCGATTCCCAAAACCGGGCATGATGATTGCATCAAGACCTGCCAGACGCTGCAGCTTGGTTACAACCCGGGAATGTACACCGAACTTTTGAAGACGGGTAAACGCTGCAATAAAAGGAAAATGCCCTATCAAGGGGACTTTTGTATGCCTGCGCAGCATTCGTACTGCACTAAGTCCTACAGGGATAGCGTTCAGAAGAAGTGCATTTGCACCATTTGCCACAGCGATATCATGCTGTTCGATCATTTTATCCACCTCATCAGTGATATTGGCAAGGTAGATTTTTTTATCTCCTGTCACCTTTTCAGCCCTGAGCCGGGCTTTGCCAAGAAGTTTTGTACGTTTCTTGGTTGTAGACCAGGGAACATCGGCAAGCA is a genomic window of Prosthecochloris marina containing:
- a CDS encoding RuBisCO large subunit C-terminal-like domain-containing protein, with the translated sequence MNAEEIKGFFADRDQLNMDDYLELEYYLECVGDIRTALAHFCSEQSTAQWSRVGFDEDFRTLYGAKVLSWQVLEELDALSYPVEHAAVGKIHACRVTIAHPHGNFGPKLPNLITAVCGEGTFFTPGIPLVKLLDISFPDNYLAKFEGPKFGIDGIRDMLGAYNRPIFFGVVKPNIGLQPEHFAEIAYQSWLGGLDIAKDDEMLADVPWSTTKKRTKLLGKARLRAEKVTGDKKIYLANITDEVDKMIEQHDIAVANGANALLLNAIPVGLSAVRMLRRHTKVPLIGHFPFIAAFTRLQKFGVHSRVVTKLQRLAGLDAIIMPGFGNRMMTPEEEVRENIEECLNEMGTVKRSLPVPGGSDSALTLESVYRKVGSVDFGFVPGRGIFGHPMGPKAGASSIRQAWDAIENGQSLDCYADNHPELMAMLGK